The proteins below are encoded in one region of Pseudomonas sp. SCB32:
- a CDS encoding iron ABC transporter permease — MRNGSGQQWMLAVALLVSAFAILPLAFVAAAGIQAGFPLIAKLVFRPRVAELLYNTLLLIALTVPLCVLHGVAMAWLTERTRLPGRRLLSLLVVAPLAIPAFVHSYAWVSLVPSLHGLFPAVLVSIIAYSPFIYLPAAAALRRLDPVLEDVAESLGERPFTVFRRVVMPQLRVAIWGGSLLVGLHLLAEYGLFALIRFDTFTTAIFDQFQSSFSGPGANMLAGVLALACLLMLTLESATRGSARYARIGAGSPRAPRQYPLSKTWSAVALVLGAAFTALSLGVPLVTLGKWLAAGGIEVWRSNELLVCLGQTMLLGAAGALLTTIAAVPIAWISVRAPSKLQRMLEGSNYVASALPGIVVALALVSLTIKFAQPLYQTVVTVLLAYVLMFLPRALVSLRAGLSQAPVELENIARSLGRTPMQAIWGVTIRFAAPGAAAGVALVFLAIVNELTATLLLSPSGTATLATAFWAKTSEIDYAAAAPYALMMILLSLPLTGLLYHQSKRVAGR, encoded by the coding sequence ATGCGCAATGGATCGGGCCAGCAGTGGATGCTGGCCGTCGCGCTTCTGGTGTCTGCGTTTGCGATTCTGCCACTGGCCTTCGTTGCGGCCGCGGGCATTCAGGCCGGCTTTCCCCTCATCGCCAAGCTGGTATTCAGGCCACGGGTTGCGGAGCTGCTATACAACACGCTCCTGCTGATCGCGCTGACCGTTCCGCTTTGCGTGCTCCACGGCGTGGCGATGGCCTGGCTGACCGAGCGCACCCGACTTCCCGGCCGGCGGCTGCTGTCATTGCTGGTCGTCGCGCCGCTGGCTATTCCTGCATTCGTCCACAGTTACGCGTGGGTCAGCCTGGTGCCGTCGCTGCACGGGCTGTTCCCCGCCGTACTGGTCTCGATCATCGCCTACTCCCCGTTCATCTACCTGCCGGCGGCTGCCGCACTAAGACGCCTGGACCCGGTCCTGGAAGACGTCGCCGAGTCGCTGGGAGAACGGCCCTTCACGGTGTTCCGGCGAGTGGTGATGCCCCAACTGCGGGTGGCCATCTGGGGTGGCTCGCTGCTGGTGGGGCTGCATCTGCTGGCGGAATACGGCCTCTTCGCACTGATTCGCTTCGACACCTTCACCACGGCCATCTTCGACCAGTTCCAGTCGTCCTTCAGCGGCCCCGGCGCCAACATGCTGGCCGGCGTCCTGGCCCTGGCCTGCCTGCTGATGCTCACCCTGGAGTCTGCGACCCGAGGCTCGGCCCGTTATGCACGCATTGGCGCCGGCAGCCCGCGAGCGCCTCGTCAGTACCCCCTGAGCAAGACCTGGTCAGCCGTCGCCCTGGTGCTGGGCGCGGCCTTCACCGCGCTGTCGCTCGGCGTTCCCCTGGTCACCCTGGGGAAATGGCTCGCAGCCGGCGGGATCGAGGTCTGGCGCTCCAATGAACTGCTTGTCTGCCTGGGCCAGACCATGCTGCTCGGTGCCGCCGGCGCGCTGCTCACCACCATCGCCGCCGTCCCGATCGCCTGGATCTCCGTGCGCGCACCGAGCAAGCTCCAGCGCATGCTGGAGGGCAGCAACTACGTTGCCAGCGCACTTCCGGGCATCGTGGTCGCACTGGCCCTGGTCAGCCTGACGATCAAGTTCGCCCAACCGCTGTATCAGACTGTCGTCACCGTGTTGCTGGCCTACGTGCTGATGTTCCTGCCCCGTGCGCTGGTCAGCCTCCGTGCGGGGCTCTCCCAGGCGCCCGTCGAACTGGAGAACATCGCCCGCAGCCTCGGCCGCACGCCGATGCAGGCCATCTGGGGTGTCACCATCCGATTCGCTGCGCCCGGCGCCGCCGCAGGTGTCGCCCTGGTGTTTCTGGCGATCGTCAATGAGCTCACCGCGACTCTGCTCCTGTCGCCGAGCGGCACCGCCACCCTGGCCACGGCCTTCTGGGCCAAGACCAGCGAAATCGACTACGCCGCCGCGGCGCCGTACGCCCTGATGATGATCCTGCTGTCCCTTCCGCTGACGGGGCTCCTTTACCATCAATCCAAGCGAGTAGCAGGCCGATGA
- a CDS encoding LTA synthase family protein, with product MQFFRSAPTRFLALVALLWLIVFFLTRTVLLVGHLSDLGAGHVAVFAIGVLYDLSFLIYALLPLGVLLLMTPARLWRAASWRWVLTAVLFVSLYLMLFTSVAEWLFWDEFGVRFNFIAVDYLVYSDEVLHNILESYPIGSLLSILAAVSLGVTLALSKALRAICASEVPAFRRRLLGCAGLVAMALLAGLLVDQDHPRTQGGNTYARELESNGPYQFFAAFRNNELDYPQFYATLPAEDVARQMRAELAEPNARFIGSDPMDIRRTISNEGAPKKHNIVLVTIESLSTKYLGSNGDGRNLTPNLDELRRNSLYFNNFYATGTRTDRGLEAITLSIPPTPGRSIVKRIGRESGFGSLGQQLKAIGYDAVFLYGGRGYFDNMNAFFGGNGYRIVDQSSVQEADIHFKNAWGMSDEDLYAQAIKLADEDYARQQPFLLQLMTTSNHRPYTYPQGRIDIPSGNGRDGAVKYTDYAIGKFLQAVKDKPWFDNTIFVFVADHTAGSAGKEDLPVENYQIPLFIYAPKLLPVGERGELASQLDLAPTLLSILNVSYASSFYGRNLMAENALPPRVVIGNYQHLGLFDGKDLAILSPRAGLRRHNQALGASEEVTAKSDDPLVSRAISYYQSASYGFTHHLLDWKPAQAQ from the coding sequence ATGCAATTTTTCCGTTCAGCCCCGACGCGCTTCCTGGCGTTGGTCGCCTTGCTGTGGCTGATCGTGTTCTTCCTGACCCGAACGGTTCTTCTCGTGGGTCATTTGTCGGACCTGGGAGCGGGGCATGTAGCAGTTTTCGCCATCGGCGTCCTCTACGATCTGAGCTTCCTGATCTACGCCTTGCTGCCGCTCGGCGTCCTCCTGCTGATGACTCCTGCGCGGCTCTGGCGTGCGGCATCGTGGCGCTGGGTGCTCACCGCCGTGCTCTTTGTCAGCCTCTACCTGATGCTGTTCACGTCGGTGGCCGAGTGGCTGTTCTGGGATGAGTTCGGGGTCCGCTTCAACTTCATCGCCGTCGACTACCTGGTCTATTCCGATGAAGTCCTGCACAACATCCTCGAGTCCTATCCCATCGGCTCGCTGCTGAGCATCCTGGCGGCGGTCTCGCTGGGCGTCACCCTGGCGCTGTCCAAGGCATTGCGTGCCATCTGCGCATCCGAAGTCCCCGCTTTCCGTCGCCGCCTGCTGGGCTGCGCAGGTCTGGTGGCCATGGCGCTGCTCGCCGGGCTGCTGGTTGACCAGGATCATCCGCGCACCCAGGGCGGGAACACCTATGCTCGCGAGCTGGAGAGCAACGGCCCGTACCAGTTCTTCGCGGCGTTCCGCAACAACGAGCTGGACTACCCGCAGTTCTACGCCACGCTGCCGGCCGAGGACGTGGCGCGGCAGATGCGCGCCGAGTTGGCCGAGCCCAATGCCCGTTTCATCGGTAGCGACCCGATGGACATCCGCCGGACCATTTCCAACGAAGGGGCACCGAAAAAGCACAACATCGTCCTGGTGACGATCGAAAGCCTCAGTACCAAGTACCTGGGCAGTAACGGCGATGGGCGCAACCTCACGCCCAACCTCGACGAGCTGCGTCGCAACAGCCTCTACTTCAATAACTTCTACGCCACCGGCACCCGTACCGACCGTGGCCTGGAAGCCATCACGCTGTCGATTCCGCCGACCCCCGGCCGCTCGATCGTCAAGCGCATCGGCCGCGAGAGCGGTTTTGGCAGCCTGGGGCAGCAGCTGAAAGCCATCGGCTACGATGCGGTCTTCCTGTACGGCGGCCGTGGCTACTTCGACAACATGAACGCCTTCTTCGGCGGCAACGGCTATCGCATCGTCGACCAGTCGAGCGTCCAGGAAGCCGACATTCACTTCAAGAATGCCTGGGGCATGAGCGACGAGGACCTCTACGCGCAGGCCATCAAGCTCGCCGACGAGGACTACGCCCGCCAGCAGCCGTTCCTGCTGCAATTGATGACCACCTCCAACCACCGTCCCTATACCTACCCGCAAGGCCGGATCGACATTCCCTCCGGCAATGGTCGTGATGGTGCGGTCAAGTACACCGACTACGCGATCGGCAAGTTCCTCCAGGCCGTGAAGGATAAACCGTGGTTCGACAACACCATCTTCGTGTTCGTGGCCGACCACACTGCGGGTAGCGCGGGCAAGGAAGACCTGCCGGTGGAGAACTACCAGATCCCGCTGTTCATCTATGCGCCCAAGCTGCTGCCAGTGGGTGAGCGCGGCGAATTGGCGAGCCAGCTCGACCTGGCCCCGACCTTGCTGTCGATCCTCAATGTGAGCTACGCGTCGAGCTTCTACGGGCGCAACCTCATGGCGGAGAACGCGCTGCCGCCGCGTGTGGTGATCGGCAACTACCAGCACCTGGGGTTGTTCGACGGCAAGGACCTCGCAATCCTCAGCCCGCGCGCGGGCTTGCGTCGTCACAACCAGGCCCTTGGCGCGAGTGAGGAAGTGACGGCGAAATCCGATGACCCCCTGGTAAGCCGGGCGATCAGCTACTACCAGTCGGCCAGCTATGGGTTCACCCATCACCTGCTGGACTGGAAGCCGGCCCAGGCACAGTAA
- a CDS encoding iron ABC transporter substrate-binding protein, which yields MGPSFAASDTDGIVVYNAQHESLTKAWVEGFTKETGIKVTLRNGDDSELGNQIVQEGKASPADVFLTENSPSMVLVDHAGLFAPVAPTTLSQVGAPYRPANGHWVGIAARSTVFVYNKSMVKEADLPKSLLDLAEPQWIGHWAASPAGADFQAIVGALLEQKGEAATLEWLEAMKAGAKVYRGNNAVLKAVNAGQIDGGVIYHYYFVGDQAKTGENSNNAALHYFKHKDPGAFTSLSGGGVLASSKHPKEAQAFLQWITSKQGQAVLRDGKSYEYAVGEGVQSNPKLVPLDQLDAPLVDVSKLDSQKVVELMTQAGLL from the coding sequence ATGGGCCCGTCGTTCGCCGCGTCGGACACCGATGGCATCGTTGTCTACAACGCCCAGCACGAATCGCTGACCAAGGCCTGGGTTGAGGGCTTCACCAAAGAGACCGGCATCAAGGTCACCCTGCGCAACGGCGACGACAGCGAACTGGGCAACCAGATCGTCCAGGAAGGAAAAGCCTCTCCGGCCGACGTCTTCCTGACCGAAAACTCCCCGTCGATGGTCCTCGTCGATCATGCCGGTCTTTTCGCCCCGGTGGCCCCCACCACCCTGTCCCAGGTCGGCGCCCCGTATCGACCGGCCAACGGCCACTGGGTAGGCATCGCCGCCCGCTCCACCGTCTTCGTCTACAACAAGAGCATGGTCAAGGAAGCCGATCTGCCCAAGTCGCTCCTCGACCTGGCCGAGCCGCAGTGGATCGGCCACTGGGCTGCGTCCCCGGCCGGTGCGGACTTCCAGGCTATCGTCGGCGCCCTGCTGGAACAGAAAGGCGAGGCGGCGACCCTCGAATGGCTCGAAGCGATGAAGGCTGGCGCCAAGGTCTATCGCGGCAACAACGCCGTGCTCAAGGCCGTCAACGCGGGCCAGATCGACGGTGGCGTGATCTATCACTACTACTTCGTCGGCGATCAGGCCAAGACCGGCGAGAACAGCAACAATGCCGCGCTCCACTACTTCAAGCACAAGGACCCGGGTGCCTTTACCAGCCTCTCCGGCGGCGGCGTCCTGGCTTCCAGCAAACACCCCAAGGAAGCCCAGGCTTTCCTGCAATGGATCACCAGCAAGCAGGGGCAAGCCGTTCTGCGCGACGGCAAATCGTACGAATATGCCGTGGGTGAAGGCGTGCAGTCGAACCCGAAACTCGTCCCGCTGGATCAGCTGGACGCCCCGCTCGTCGACGTGTCCAAGCTGGACAGCCAGAAAGTCGTGGAGCTGATGACCCAGGCAGGCCTGCTGTAA
- a CDS encoding response regulator transcription factor — MRILLVEDDPMIGEAIEGALKDAGYAVDWVNDGLTALSAVGTHAYDQVLLDLGLPGRDGLGVLETLRAQDNPVPLLIITARDSLDDRLRGLDGGADDYLLKPFEMAELLARMRAVMRRKGGSGSPVLSNGVVSLDPVSKQASSAEAQDVQLSNREFSLLQALLIRPGAILSRSDLEDRIYGWGHEVESNAVEFLIHALRRKLGNQVIKNVRGMGWMVSKGD; from the coding sequence ATGCGAATTCTGTTGGTCGAAGACGACCCTATGATTGGCGAGGCCATTGAAGGCGCCTTGAAAGACGCCGGCTACGCCGTGGATTGGGTCAATGATGGGCTGACTGCGCTTTCCGCCGTCGGTACCCATGCCTACGACCAGGTGCTGCTCGACCTGGGGTTGCCGGGACGGGACGGGCTTGGTGTCCTCGAAACGCTCAGGGCGCAGGACAACCCCGTGCCCCTGCTGATCATCACCGCGCGGGACAGCCTGGACGACCGCCTGAGAGGCCTGGATGGCGGGGCTGATGACTACCTGCTGAAACCATTCGAAATGGCCGAACTGCTCGCTCGCATGCGCGCGGTGATGCGGCGCAAGGGGGGCAGCGGATCGCCCGTGCTGAGTAACGGTGTGGTGTCGCTGGATCCGGTGTCGAAGCAGGCCAGCAGTGCCGAGGCCCAGGACGTCCAGCTTTCCAATCGGGAGTTCAGCCTGCTGCAGGCATTGCTGATACGCCCTGGTGCAATCCTGTCGCGCAGCGACCTGGAAGACCGCATCTACGGATGGGGGCATGAAGTGGAGAGCAATGCGGTCGAGTTTCTGATCCATGCCTTGCGGCGAAAGCTGGGCAACCAGGTCATCAAGAACGTCAGGGGAATGGGATGGATGGTCTCAAAAGGCGATTGA
- a CDS encoding DUF3313 domain-containing protein, whose protein sequence is MNWKPLVLPLCLTVLTLAGCASKYVEPEQYSGFLKDYSGLEEHESPSGAPVLRWILPDVNVNRFRSVYIEPSQLYPRPRPTEKIPASTLQGITQYYDQALQTQFSKVLPLASGRGPGVLVVRPAITAVSASTKGLQPYEVIPIALIAAGISTATGIRNQETSLATEAVFFDGGNGQVVAEVVRKGTGAELENSGQVMQARDARAALDGWAQDMVKSFEALKGR, encoded by the coding sequence ATGAACTGGAAACCCTTGGTGTTGCCGCTCTGCCTGACGGTTCTGACCCTTGCGGGTTGCGCCAGCAAGTATGTCGAGCCCGAGCAGTATTCGGGCTTCCTCAAGGACTACAGCGGCCTGGAGGAACACGAATCGCCCTCCGGGGCGCCTGTCCTGCGCTGGATTCTTCCGGACGTGAACGTGAACCGCTTCAGAAGCGTCTACATCGAGCCCAGCCAGCTCTATCCACGGCCCAGACCCACCGAGAAAATTCCGGCAAGCACCCTGCAGGGCATCACCCAGTATTACGACCAGGCGCTGCAGACGCAGTTTTCCAAGGTTTTGCCGCTGGCCAGTGGCCGAGGTCCGGGCGTACTGGTGGTGCGTCCGGCGATCACCGCCGTCAGCGCGTCGACCAAGGGACTGCAGCCCTACGAAGTGATTCCGATCGCGCTGATCGCGGCGGGCATCAGCACTGCCACCGGTATCCGCAATCAGGAGACCAGCCTCGCTACCGAGGCTGTCTTCTTCGACGGCGGCAATGGCCAGGTCGTGGCCGAGGTGGTGCGCAAGGGGACCGGTGCGGAGCTGGAGAATTCCGGGCAGGTCATGCAGGCCAGGGACGCCCGCGCCGCGCTCGATGGCTGGGCGCAAGACATGGTGAAGTCCTTCGAGGCTCTGAAAGGACGCTAA
- a CDS encoding ABC transporter ATP-binding protein, which translates to MSTLELKSVSRFFGAYAAIENFSLSVPAGGRAAIVGPSGSGKTTLLRLIAGFEVPDQGSITLGDTTLADSTTFIPAHRRLIGYVPQDGALFPHLSVAENIGFGLPKSMETRAQRIDELLDMVSLNRNMAQRWPHELSGGQQQRVALARALAQSPKLMLLDEPFSALDSGLRASMRKAVTQVLGDAGVTAILVTHDQEEALSFGHQLAVIRQGRLVQAGAPKALYFRPVDEETAAFLGDALVFPADIQNGWAQCPLGKVRVDSPKASGQAQILLRPEQLHLRHGETLTQAADGCFGTVLSSDFGGDKCSVMVQLEAPHAGSPDSSAAPSIHVRVPAMDCPDIGMRVHIGVSGGAHLFPAR; encoded by the coding sequence ATGAGCACTCTCGAACTAAAGTCCGTCTCTCGGTTCTTCGGCGCTTACGCAGCGATCGAGAACTTTAGTTTGTCCGTACCGGCGGGCGGTCGGGCGGCGATCGTCGGCCCTTCCGGCTCGGGCAAGACCACCCTGCTGCGTCTGATCGCGGGCTTCGAGGTTCCCGACCAGGGCAGCATCACGCTCGGCGACACGACGCTCGCGGACAGCACGACCTTCATTCCGGCCCATCGCCGACTCATTGGCTACGTGCCGCAGGACGGCGCGCTGTTCCCGCACCTGTCGGTGGCCGAGAACATCGGCTTCGGGTTGCCGAAAAGCATGGAGACCCGCGCGCAGCGGATCGATGAGTTGCTGGATATGGTCTCGCTGAACCGGAACATGGCGCAACGCTGGCCCCATGAACTCTCCGGCGGGCAGCAGCAGCGCGTGGCGCTGGCCAGGGCACTCGCGCAAAGCCCCAAGCTGATGCTCCTCGACGAACCCTTCTCGGCCCTGGACAGCGGCCTGCGCGCCTCCATGCGCAAGGCCGTCACCCAGGTGCTGGGCGATGCCGGCGTCACCGCGATCCTGGTCACCCACGATCAGGAGGAGGCATTGTCGTTCGGCCATCAGTTGGCGGTCATTCGTCAGGGTCGCCTGGTCCAGGCCGGTGCGCCCAAGGCGCTGTACTTCCGGCCGGTCGACGAGGAGACCGCGGCATTCCTGGGGGATGCCCTGGTGTTCCCCGCCGACATCCAGAATGGCTGGGCACAGTGCCCGCTCGGAAAGGTCAGGGTCGACAGCCCCAAGGCGAGCGGCCAGGCGCAGATACTGCTGCGCCCCGAGCAGCTCCACCTGCGGCACGGCGAGACGCTCACCCAGGCTGCGGACGGCTGCTTCGGTACCGTGCTGAGCAGCGACTTCGGCGGCGACAAGTGCTCGGTCATGGTTCAGCTCGAAGCGCCGCACGCCGGCTCTCCCGACAGCTCGGCCGCGCCGTCGATTCACGTCCGGGTGCCGGCGATGGACTGCCCCGACATCGGGATGCGCGTGCACATCGGAGTCAGCGGCGGCGCCCACCTGTTCCCTGCCAGGTAG